The Deltaproteobacteria bacterium DNA segment CCGACGGCCTGAAAGGCACCGCGGCCACCGAGGTCAAGATCAACCTGGAACGTATCCAGAGAGCCTATATCGCCACTGATATCGTTGAAGCTGACGCCCTGGTCAGTCTGGCCCACTTCAAAGGACATGAGCTGACAGGGTTTGGAGGAACGCTCAAAAACTTAGGCATGGGCTGCGCGGCGCGGCGAGGCAAGCTGGCCCAGCACTCCAACCTGTCGCCCAAGGTCAAATCCAAAAACTGTGACGCCTGCGGGGACTGTGTCGAGGCTTGCGCCCAGTCAGCCATCTCCATAATTGAAATAGAGAAAAGAAAAAAAGCCCGTATCAATCCTGAGAAATGCATTGGCTGCGGAGAATGCATCCTGGTGTGTCCGAACGATGCCATTCGGGTTCAATGGAACAAATCAATCCCTGAATTCATGGAGAAGATGGCGGAATACGCCGCGGCCGTCCTGAAAAATAAGAAAGGGAAGGCCTTTCTGCTCAACTTCCTGACCCAAATCTCGCCTGCCTGCGACTGTACGCCCCACACCGACGCCTCAATCGTGCGCGATGTGGGTATCCTGGCTTCCACGGACCCCGTGGCCATTGATCAGGCCTCTGTGGACCTGGTCAACCAGGAGCCCGGGCTTCCTGGAGCCTGCCCCGCCCAAGGAATTAAACCGGGTCAGGACAAATTCCGTGCGCTTTATCCCAAGGTGGACTGGTCAATTCAGCTAGAGTACGGCCAGAAGATCGGACTAGGCTCCCGAGACTACGATCTCGAGTGGCTTAAAACGAAATAGGCGCTTAAGG contains these protein-coding regions:
- a CDS encoding DUF362 domain-containing protein → MKSKVYACDMRAGYRENMFEKLGRLLDAVGLSQGIRARDLVAIKLHFGEKGNTGFVRPVFVRQVVDKIKSLQAQPFLTDANTLYGGVRNDSAHHLITAIENGFAFSVIQAPLIIADGLKGTAATEVKINLERIQRAYIATDIVEADALVSLAHFKGHELTGFGGTLKNLGMGCAARRGKLAQHSNLSPKVKSKNCDACGDCVEACAQSAISIIEIEKRKKARINPEKCIGCGECILVCPNDAIRVQWNKSIPEFMEKMAEYAAAVLKNKKGKAFLLNFLTQISPACDCTPHTDASIVRDVGILASTDPVAIDQASVDLVNQEPGLPGACPAQGIKPGQDKFRALYPKVDWSIQLEYGQKIGLGSRDYDLEWLKTK